The Vitis vinifera cultivar Pinot Noir 40024 chromosome 1, ASM3070453v1 DNA segment CTTAGGTGTTGTTTGGATACACtccttgttttttgtttttaaaaataaaaattgatagtCACAAGTATATAAAatgtaacaatttttttagatttactTTTAGAAGATAATTACTTTAAAAACTGGATAAAAGAATTGaggtgttaaaaaaattttacgcAAAATTTTAGAAGTGATTTCTTAAGCCATAAGGTAAGTTCatgttttttatataagagttactatattttatatagaagttactactattttttatttttaaaaacagaaactAGGAAGTGTATCAAACAGacaattatttgattttggacAAATTATAATGATTGATGCCACTCCCTACAAATCTTTTTTAGGGCCATGGCCAACCAATCCTATTTTCTGTTCCATAACATACATATGCCCTGATTCTATATTCTCATATATAATGTGTAGTATAATGTTTTCTAATTGTATCTCGATTGAAATGTAACAAGGGATGAAAAATTACAAGTAAGCCACACTATATAGTTGGTATGCAAGTTAATGTGTTTTTCGGTTggactttataaaaaaaacctgATGTCACCGTACTATTTGTTGTTACAGAGGTTCTCTTGACCAAGGTTACTCCACTGAAAGAAAAAGTTGAAGTGATTGAAGGGGGAGATGCAATGGAAGAGTGAATTTTGTGATTGAACTGAGTTGTATGGTTTCTATCAATTTCTTTATGCTTCCATCTCTTCAAGCTTTTCATTATGTATGCTAAATCTAGTTGGAGATTTGGATGAATTGTCATCAAATTTCAACTGTCAGTTTTCAGtttttcatatattatattttgcTAACCTGGGCTATTTGAGATTCATCATTTGCGTACATCCTTAAATTTTCTGGAAAATTAAGGAGGGTAAAACGAACTTGTATAATTGAATCTATTAGGATTTTAGTGTTGTATATGGAAAAGATTTGAGCTCAGCACTGCACTCTTAGACCGCATATGTAGGCTTGATTGGGCCAAAATCATCAGATCCTTGTGTGGGAAATAAATTGGATTGTACTGGTGTTAGACAGTAAATGTAGGCTTGATTGGACTGAGCCTGAGCCTGAGCCACTGCACTCTGGCCCAGGCTTGTTAAAAGGGAAGTACCGATGACAGATACAAGAGGGTGGTGTTGGTTGTTTTTGAGCATTTTTACATCCCTATTTGTGATTTCTGAAAGTTAGATCAAAACGGCAGTAACATGCTGCTTGACCTCTTGCATAATTGTTATGGAGTTGGTTTCCTTTGCATTTCCAAGTAGATGGGTTGGGCCAAGGCATCCAGAATTGTACTCGCAAGAATTGGTAAACAAGAAAGATATATAACTGATGGCATGTAGGTGAGCCCATTAGAATgaacattttttagtttaaaaagcCCTTGGCTGAGGGAGATAATGAGGCTTGATAAAGTGATTTTGAGCTtctttttatttagtattttctctaaaaaattcCCTCTTTCAGGACGTATAGGCGTACGACAGACCCTTTTTGCTTTTTTTAGCTGGCATGTTCAGCTCCATTCAAATCCAAGTTGGAGCTGATCTGAATTAGAGGTCTTGTTGAAATATTTGTGGCGTTGACAATCTTGAACCACTGGCTCCCAGGGTCACACTTATTATCCCCACTCAAGCATTTGCAAGCATTTGTGACAATGTTGTTGCTGGAGTCTATATCCAAGCAAACTGTGGTACCATCTCCCAGCTTAGTTGATAGGTGCATCTTTGAATCTGAAATGGATTCCCATTTTGAACCAGGTTCAGTGCATATTATACCAAGTTTTCCAGGATTCCCTGGCCCATCTGCTTGAAGGCAGAAATACGTTTCCTTCATTATCAAGGTCTTCTGGGGGGTGTAGCTCCAGGCATCCGACTCCGGACAGGGACCCAGCGTTAATGGCTCAAACACTGACTTCCATACAATGCAAAGACCCGTTGCAGGATGGAAAATTACTTTATGTGGCCTGGCATCGGATAGATCTGGCCCTGCATTTCGCATGAAACAAGAAATTTAGCTATGGATAAGCAAATTTGCCTTCAGAGGGCCCACTACACATGAGTACCAACAATACCTTGAAAAGGAGACTGCAGGGCAGAAATCCTCTGCAAGAAGCTTGAGTTCCGGACTTCACACCAGTTCCAATTCAGCAAACCATAAAACTCTTCCAACCCAATAACCCCTTCTCTCGTATAATAACTCCCTACCAGTGTCCATAATGCCCAATCGAAGTCCAGTTCAGCTGCCAGGCCAAAGAAGCAATTCAAATACCTATTGTCATTCACATTGGTACCCCTTTGATCCACCCCAAACTCACTCACAAACAATGGCCACCCTTTTTCTAGCAAAACCCCTCCTCTCCTCATTACGCTCTCTACCACTCTCCCGCACACCTGGTTGGGGCTGCCGGTTTCCCAAGCACTCCCATCCGTGAATCCATACCAATGCATCTCGAACACTAATTTCCCTGTGAACGTCAGTTCCAACTCTTGCTTCAGGACGAACGATAGGTCTGTGTCGTAACTCAAGCCCGATACTATGACCAAAACATCTGGGTTAGCTGAGTGCACTGCTTCAGCTCCTTTCTGCATGTACCTGTACCAGTCCTTCACATTTTGTTTGGGGCCTCGGAGCTCATTCCTCAAGCTCATGCCAACCACATTGGTGACGCCCCTGAACATGGTGGCCATCCGGGTGAGGCCCTGGACCCACAAGTCTGGGTTGAAGTACTGGTCGCCAAAGAAGCCATTGCCATCGAAGCTGCTGCAGCACCAGCCCGGCTTGCTTAGGTGATTGTCTAGTATGACCATCACATTGTTGTCCGCAAGGCCGGACACGACTGCCTGCCATAATAACTTGTTAGATCAATACAAAACAGGCGTTGGGTCTGGTGCCTTCTTGCCATTTGCGGTGTCTTATTATCATTGACTAACCACCAATCTTATCTATTCCTTGCACTGTACGTGGCATATGGCCTCTTTTAAGTGCATAATTGTTGGTGTAAAATGGAGCCATCATTCCAGTATGACTAAAATTATGGTAATATGTGAATGTCAGTCTTTATGCTAATATATCGACTTAACTTATTTCAAAACTCAATTAATTTCATGCCCTAATCAAAATTTAAACTCTTGATCATTGTGGAGATGTACTTGGGAAAGtgattaaaaatcaaatcaaagaaaaacaGATCAATTAATTTCACTTCTAAGTTCTAACTACAAGAGACAGATTTCAAATACTAATTAGCCAATCAAAATAGATTCATTCAATTTTCCTGGCACTGCCATCTGGGGCCTTGGAGCCTTGGAGCCCCTTCAACTTACTGCTGTTTGGTCTATGCCGAGTCTGCTTCCATGCCTTAATttcttttccccctttttttttttcttttaattttaaattattgccGACAAACTTGAGAGAGTCAAAATCCTTATACAAGGCTCCAAAAATCCTTGGCATCTTTTCAATGAGTGTGCGGTATCTGGATTCTAGACAACACGATGACTACAAACCAGATAAGGTTTCCTCCTAAGAAAGTGCTTTTCACTGTCATTAAtttgcttttcatttttctaactGCATAAACAAATTAGGTCAATAATGAAGAAATTAACTGGCGCACCTGGTAAGCACTTATGAGAGGAAGATCAACCATGGAAGGGTTGTTGGCTTGGAAGCCGGCAATGGATTCAAGCAAGCCAAGCCTCTGAAAGGACTGTCTAACAGTGAGGGAGGCCAGTGATTGATTGGTGGCCAAAAAAAGTGGCCAAGTGAGCCTGACACAATTGAACCCCATGGACCCAATCTTCTTGGAGATCATGGCAACTGGCTGCTTGCTGAGGCCCTCCGCCACCACTGCTTCCAGATGGGATGGCCAATTCACGCATGCCAGCTTCACCCGGGCACCATCTTCGTCCACTATCCACCTTGAATTGGTGTAGAGTGGTAGAGCCACCACAGGCTTCAGAAGTGGAAGAGGTAGAatagaaagaaaggaaaagaagaagcagaagaagaaCTTCCCCATTGTGGGATTTGTATTGACTGCTAGTTAGATAGATGCAAGAAGAGCCTCATAGTATTCTATTTATATTGGGGTTGGGTGACATGACCcccttgtttttccttttgaagTCTGTCTTTCTCAGCAAGCCTTCAAATAGGGGTAAAGGAGAAGGTTTTGGCCTTAAGTTTTAAATCACTTGCCTTGTTGAGCATGTGATCGGTATTTGGATTGTTAAAATTGTTAAGAATTCAGCAAtgctttttcttattaaaaaaaaaaataaaaggtttgaaaaatgatcGAAGTATAGGTTTATAACGAAAGGTTTAGAGATGATTAGATTTGAGCTAAGAGCCCAGACCCAAAATAGGTGTATTGTATATAGGTAAACCCAAATATGAATATAACATCGAatcatataaaaatgattaactTGATCTCActtataattgattaatttgatcGTATTGACTTTAAGATTAGGAAGAACTCCTAAGTGATCAAAACAAGGATATTCCCCACTTTCTTATTTAGGATTTCATGAAGCCAATGCCAAGTTAAGGACTCCATCATCATTTTTGGTATCATCTTTAACCACCCCTGTTCTATGGATCACACAATAATGCTTCCAGCAATTAATTAAGACACTGCTTTTACTCAAATAGACATGGGTatcaatgaagaaaagaaaagggatttgaaaacaaaagatgGGTATCAACAAACACACAAAGAAAAAGGgggattttaaaagaaaagatgggtatcataaaagaaaagagaccttataaaatttgttttttggcGTAATGCAGGGCATGGGAGCGTGCTGATTGGTGTTGGAAACACGCCAAGTTACAGACATGTAGTGACGCATGTCGTATAGCCTGTGAAAAAGCCAAGACGGATGCCACCTCGGTCACTTGAGGAGTAAGATTTTTCCTTTGGACGTTTGGGGCTTTAGCTAACGTTGAAGGCAAATCACATCtaattgcttttgttttctcCATCCTTGTGTTTAATCCTTTTGGCCATGTGAGtttttatcattatatatatatatatatatatatatatatatatatatatatatatattagtataaAGGTATGAATACTATCATTTCCCTTCTTCTTCATGCATAACCTTATTGTTATTCGAAAACAGttgatgtttgaaaaaaaaaaaaacacaatttgaaaagtttgataGGGAAGGAAAGCGATTGTgttatattatttctttataaaaatttatataaattaaaaaagaaataataaatatattaaaattaaaaaaagataaatattattttttaaattaagagaatttaatattattaatatttgattattcttaacttataaaaatattaattgaagttgatttttattattattttgtatattttctttattattgtaatttcgtcttttatcatttcatgtttttttatttagtgttcggtcatttatttttttcatgtcattCTCCCTTAATATAATTAAGCATAATTAATGGgtcattgaattttttattattataaatatataattttaatcattttttgtatatataaagGTAGTATTGGATATTTACTCCAATGTATTACTTAGGGACTAATAAAATAATGTGGTAAAGCTTTTCTGAACTCATAACatggg contains these protein-coding regions:
- the LOC100244027 gene encoding glycosyl hydrolase 5 family protein; the encoded protein is MGKFFFCFFFSFLSILPLPLLKPVVALPLYTNSRWIVDEDGARVKLACVNWPSHLEAVVAEGLSKQPVAMISKKIGSMGFNCVRLTWPLFLATNQSLASLTVRQSFQRLGLLESIAGFQANNPSMVDLPLISAYQAVVSGLADNNVMVILDNHLSKPGWCCSSFDGNGFFGDQYFNPDLWVQGLTRMATMFRGVTNVVGMSLRNELRGPKQNVKDWYRYMQKGAEAVHSANPDVLVIVSGLSYDTDLSFVLKQELELTFTGKLVFEMHWYGFTDGSAWETGSPNQVCGRVVESVMRRGGVLLEKGWPLFVSEFGVDQRGTNVNDNRYLNCFFGLAAELDFDWALWTLVGSYYTREGVIGLEEFYGLLNWNWCEVRNSSFLQRISALQSPFQGPDLSDARPHKVIFHPATGLCIVWKSVFEPLTLGPCPESDAWSYTPQKTLIMKETYFCLQADGPGNPGKLGIICTEPGSKWESISDSKMHLSTKLGDGTTVCLDIDSSNNIVTNACKCLSGDNKCDPGSQWFKIVNATNISTRPLIQISSNLDLNGAEHAS